CTAGTTTCACATTTTTTATATAGCAACTACATAAAGCACATAACATAAAAACTGTACTTTTAATGCTTTCTTTCATATTGTCAATTTATTAATTCTAAATCAGACATCGGAATTTGTGAGGCAAAACACAGTGAGTCTATATACTCATAAACTCGCTCAACAATATGTACTTCTCTCCTCAACTCTACTCTTTGCCCCAAAGTCTCAATACCTGTATAAGCTTCATTTGTTAATCAATATCATACTACCTAATAAGCTACAGAAATAACAACATTGACGTAACATTTCTCAGTCCCGCACTTGTTCATACTTTTGTAGCAGCTATCGCCACGGAAGGATCCTCGATGACAGTCTTATTTTGTATGAGTTTTAGTTCGAGTAGAGCTCGCGGCATCTTACCCGTCGGTTGCTTGGCTGTAACAAACGGCGAAAATGAATAagagaagttaaaaaaaatattatattctaattttaaagtaccaaaactaagtttatttttaaatttttttcctCAAGTGGTGCGGACCTAAATTTTATAATCGGATCTCTGCTTTTCTCATTATACAATTGGTGCTCTAACacagtgtttttcaaaatttttcagGACGCGACCCCCCCTTtgtctgaaaaatatttggcgactcCCTGCctacctccacttacagttatttgtattatcctacgttaataatacaaacattgaataatcatacacaataacggtgagagtattttaaagataccgcGACCGCGACCCCCGGGGACCTAAGGGGCATCCGAGCGAGACCACACGGGGGGTCCCGCGCGACCcacagtttgaaaaacactgctctAACATAAGTATATCtacttttcaaataatttattgaatcggcgttaggtactttgcggaggtccatatcaatgaagtaaaacaataactttgctcacccgcgaccttatgatgatAGCTacatgcgtgttcatgcagttcatccacctccacactgtaagaacacacaaaactcacacaaacccatctattaccaccaccgcactacactgacgcctttcgaactcaaccagagctcatcttcagagcaacacaaccaaacaccatgctaccagatgttagactctatagtagtgtggtggtgatagatgggtttgtgtgtattcttacagtgtggaggtggaggaactgcatgaacacgcatatcttgcataaacgtagctatcataaggtcgcgggtgagcaaagttattgttttagttcatatcTACTTTTCTATATAACTAGTATGAGTAGATATTTAAGTTAGGAAACCAATCAAACACAGAGAGATTAACTGTCACTGTGGCAAAATGTTACATGTGCCTAGTTTAGACATGCAAAAAAATGGTGCAAGTCGTATTACATTACGAGGTCGTAATCGTAAAGGTTTGAAGAGATCAAACAAACACAGCAAAGTAACTTGCACAACTTGCCTAActtttcttgcagatctaaactaGGCTTTAGAAACAAGAACAAACTACTTGTAGTTCAATATTTTGTTCAAGTAACTACCAAATTATAAGACTGCTAAAAATAACCATCACAATCATTTGTCTGATTGACCTCCAGTTACTATGTCTGCAACAATAATTTATCTAACTCACCTCTGGCTTTCTGATAGGTGTCTTGCACAATGTTCTGCAGTGTTGCTATAACCCTTTCCAGGGTTAACTTCAGATTGTTATTGGTTTTGTAAGACCATGCCAGGAACAAAGCAGCAAACAGGTCTCCCGTACCTGTGAATGTTGCATCAACCTTTGGCATTTTAATGATGTACTGCTCGCCTGAGAAGAACAACACaagtttatttgtaattgaaatgtatatttgtatttgtctAAGTTTTAGTCACACAGaataacaaaattattctacCAAGTGCACTTTCTTAAGCAAAAGATAGTCAATTTTTGAAACTCCAAACATTTAGCAGTTTTTGACACTAAAAAGGCAAAAATAACCATAGAGTTAAAAAATCTACctactaaaacaaaaaactcctgtaatatttttattagatagaTAAATGAAACATTATACCTTTTGAGCTAGCAATTGCAACTATGTTGTCACCATCACCTAATTCTGTGCTAGACAGCACAACAGTCTTCACACCTTTTTGGTGCAATGCCTCTATTACTTTGAGGGCTCCGTCTAAATCTTTAACAGGCATACCAGTCATCAGTTCTGCCTCAAATTGGTTAGGCGTTATTATATCTGCCAGTGGCACTACAATGTCGCGGTATACAGGTAGAATATCTTCTGGGACATACATTTTACCATTATCACCCATAACAGGGTCGCATACTGAAAACAATCATAGGAAATCATTATTATCAATATAAgaaaattacaatgttacaGATTGCATTTTCTTTATGccataataaaaagttaatgaTAATAGTTACAGTATTTCATCTCTCATTCATAATCACATTTTAGATTTAGGGtaaagaaaatagaaatagtttGAAACTATTGCTATTCTTTTAACTTGAAATCTGGTCAGttaagtcataattattttgtaaaaatgcaaacaataattctataaaatactaAAGGTAAATCATCTACTTAGTCAGAAATAGTGTCAGGAAATGACATAAACacctacttaatttaattaataaacccATCAGTGCTTTTATAgtctattaattttataatcttTCACATCTTACCATAAATTAACTGaggatttttttgtttcagcttTTTTATAATCTCAGCAAGTTGCTTTAGAGACTCAGGTGACCTTGAATAGCCTGTGATGAGATGTGTGTAGTAGTCAACCTCATTCAGTATGAGTCCCTCTATCAGTTCTTCCATTTCTTCATTTTTCAATACATTGCCTTTAATATGTTTATAGCCAGTGTGTGTGGAGAACTGTACTGTGTTTATGGCATCTACTTCAAAGCctaaaacctgaaaaaaattgaaacaattaACTTATTAACATGTTGTTAGCCAGAAAAAaagatgttagaaaaaaaaattatctgaCCCACATTTGCATCAGCAAAaggttaatatattttttcactaattgttatgaaataactTCATAAATGAGAATTTAAACAGgtctgtttttttaaatgttttagacAGGTTGTCTCGTCTTGACTAGTTAGTTGAATTTCAACAAAACAATAGGTACTCATACCAACACAATATCAATATCTGTACTTATAAAAAGATCTCTCATTCATAATAGTTAATGCTCTGTTTGTGTTAGACTAGGTACTATTTGCTGACAATATTGTAACAACCTTATTTGCTGACAATATTGAGTTCTTATGACATCAATAGGTATTTAGTGTTACAGTAGGTATGACGCAAGTTCTAGAACACCACTTATTAGATTGACCTAGTTaagtactagtttttttttactgaaattatgatcagtaaattaaaacagaagaaattacaattaaatattgtgTAGCACTTACTTGCAAAGGGAAAACTGCGCTTTTATTNNNNNNNNNNNNNNNNNNNNNNNNNNNNNNNNNNNNNNNNNNNNNNNNNNNNNNNNNNNNNNNNNNNNNNNNNNNNNNNNNNNNNNNNNNNNNNNNNNNNTTGGGATATGTATCATTtgccaaaaatattttctgtgaaAAGCCTGGATCCCCAACCAGAGATTCAAACTGCAACATATTCATGCCAGACTATGAAATTTGATGCAGTTTGTTGATCTGGTTATATTATGCTATAGGTAAATGACCTATGTAAACATGAGTTGTTACAGTATAAACCAGTATGCAATCAAGAAACAGTTAAGTTCACACACTCTGAGAGTATATACTGCCAGTGTCACTCCTGTAAACTTAATCATTTGGGTTTAAAAATCTTTGCGATGCAACAATCTCATTGATTGGATGctgaaattttagttttatagatgTGAATAAGTTTGAAACTTGCTAGGTAAAAGTGCAGTTTATATATACCTGAATAATCACATGGGAATTTACGACAatagtgtacagtcaagtgtaaaaatatgaagttcttcaaagtttcaaaaataagaccGCAGTCTCTTATTCCAGCGCAATAAGGCCatagttacatatttttgagtggttcaaatagatactaatttttcatttgactgtacctactcccCTGTTTTTTCGTGTGTTTTAAGTTCAAAAATATGCACTCCTTCATGCCTCTAGCCGTAAGGTTGGTGTCTATACATTTGATTCaatggctgtatatatatacacacacaatgTTTTGTAGGCACATTATATACGGGCATGAATTATCAGGGcgtgtattattattgtacactagctggtgcccgcggatTCGCCccggtatagttttttttttactttctaaattttcttttataagaaccttctgacaatagcaaacacaactaaaaaagaattagcgaaatcggtccagccgttcacgtgTGActccgtgaccaagggaaatagggattcatttttatgtaATATAAGATTCTGAGGTGACACTTGTGTAGACATACATTAACTACACTCAAGTAAATAAACTGCTAGTAACTATGAATTGAGTATTTGTTGAATATCTAGGTAGCTTTTAAATATGACGCCATTTTATAGTCTAATTTAAACTAGACATGAATATTCCATATTATAGTTATGGATTCCTAAgcaggtttttttaatttgctatgGACCCCAACTTGAACTCGTGTTAATTTTAAGtcaaacaaaatgttttatttgaagTTAATAATTATAAGTTAGTTGTAAGTGAGATGTTGTAATGTTTTGAATAACTGGACAACATtaaaaattttcaaacaaatttgtattttttttgtaaaaataattccaCATTTTTTGTCAAACAGTTTGCCCATGTTACACTGAAGTAGCACGTGAGGCATTTTACCTTAGCTTGGGCTAACCAAAGTCATTAGATGATCTCTGGCCTGTGTTTCTTCCACAGATTAACTGGAAGTAACTAACTGGTCGGCTGATCTGTCGGGCTAACAAGGTGTTTACAagagataagactaagctagatTAATTGTTTGCCCTGGAAACCGAAACCACTgccaatttcattaaaatcgttagGAACTTTTCTGAGATCGTCGAAATGAATATACACATATATAGACCTTGATATACATGGTACaggcaccagcaccaatatctgatacaacaagcgtgcataaatatctgagacgagtctatttctagggccagaaggacgtgtcagatattttggacgctccgctgtagcaatattaatgctggtgtCGCGGCTAAGCGCGAATTATACCTGAAAGTGAGCTAACCTTAAACTGTAATTGACATTGTATTGGTAACACTGGCAGTataataaagtaattgttttatggCACCTGACAGCTGTCACTAGTTTGAATTTTAACAGTCGAAAATAAGGCGGGACTGATAACGGAATAGGACATTAACTTGAATAAAGAGTATGTAAGGCGGATAGAATAGAAGTTGCACATTACGTTAGTGCATCCAGTAAGAGAACAATCACTGGTGAGTTCCTTAAGCTTTTCCTTACATATCTAATGTCCGTTATAAAGCAATATGATCAAGAGAATAACACTAATCGTGATAAGTAAAGTTTGTAAGACAAGATTGCTTGTTGAGCTTTCATAGTAATTAAATGTAATCAAACCTTTGTATAGAACCGTGTGTTGGTTCTGGTGGTTTGGGCTGGCTGTGAGGGGATTTGTTGGGAGGCCAGTGGGCGGAAGCCCGATTTCCTCACATACCCACTTGAGGGTATGTGATAGTAAACGAGATTAAATGATCTAAGAGTTATATCTAAAGTTCACGAACAGTGTTCATCTGATGATCATATTATTAAACTAGTATATGGCGATAGTTGTAGGTATATTGCGAAGCTATACCATGAACCCCGTAAGGACGTCGCCACATATTTTGGTGGAGATGGCTGGGATACTTTGACTTTACCAAGTGGAACAGTGTTAATTTGGCACACAGAATTTCGCGATTCAATCTTCAAGCCTCGCTGCTGTAGTGTCAGTATACATTGAACAGTTAGAATTCTTTGTATGTATGATCAGGGCGCAG
This sequence is a window from Choristoneura fumiferana chromosome 10, NRCan_CFum_1, whole genome shotgun sequence. Protein-coding genes within it:
- the LOC141431752 gene encoding pyridoxal kinase-like; the protein is KSAVFPLQVLGFEVDAINTVQFSTHTGYKHIKGNVLKNEEMEELIEGLILNEVDYYTHLITGYSRSPESLKQLAEIIKKLKQKNPQLIYVCDPVMGDNGKMYVPEDILPVYRDIVVPLADIITPNQFEAELMTGMPVKDLDGALKVIEALHQKGVKTVVLSSTELGDGDNIVAIASSKGEQYIIKMPKVDATFTGTGDLFAALFLAWSYKTNNNLKLTLERVIATLQNIVQDTYQKARAKQPTGKMPRALLELKLIQNKTVIEDPSVAIAATKV